Below is a window of Planctomycetes bacterium MalM25 DNA.
CGCCTCGACGAGCGACGCCGCGCCAGCTAGCCGAGGATCGGCCCAGGCTTGCCCGATCGCGGGGGGACGCTCGGTGAGGCCGAGCAGTTCGATGCGTGGCATCCAGCTGAGTTCTTGAGCGGTCAGCTCGCCGACGGGCAGCAGCACCGCGTCGGCGTCGATCGGCAGGAGGCTTCCCGGCATCACGACGGCGGCGGTTGGGCGGCGGTACTCGATCTCAATCGCCACGCGATTCGGGTGGCTCTTCACGATCGGCCCCACGCGACGCACCCAGGGGTCCGCGGCGAAGGCGGCCGCGAGCGGCTCGTCGAACTCCGCAGCGGGCGCCAGCACGGAGAGGCCCTCGGCCAGTTCGGCTCGCTGGAACGCCGCGGCGATCACGTCGTGCCGCACCCAGGGGGGCGGGGCGGGGATGCTCGTGCTGGCGAGGGTCACCCGGAAGCGGGCGTTCTGAGCCACCGAGGGGCCCACAGACTCCCACAGGAGCTGGAAGCCGATTCCCAGGCCCGCCAGGATGCCGAGGGCTGTCAGCACGCCACGGCGGGCGTACAGCGTCCCGACGGCCCACGACCAAGCGTCGCGGGGAGGGGAGGTTTCTGGGGGCGTTTCGATCGGATCGGACACAACGGCTCCCTCCGTGGGGCGGTTGCTAGCGGGGGCGCCTCGCCCGAGCGGAGAGGCTCACGCCGATCCGTTACCAGATCTCGATCGCCAGTTCCAGCTCGATGCCCATCCGCTCGTTGATCCGCGAGCGGACCAGGTCGATCAGCTTGAGCAGGTCGTCCGCCTTGGCGTCGTCGCCCGCGACGAAGAAGTTGGCGTGCTTATCGCTCACACTCGCTCCGCCGACCGAAGCGCCCTTCAACCCCGCCTGGTCGATCAGCATGCCGGCGCTCATGCCACGCGGGTTGCGGAAGATCTGCCCGCGGCGTTCGTGGCCGCCCGGCTGGGCCGCCTTGCTGACGATCCACTGCTTCTGCATCCGCTTGGTCAGCTCGGCCGGGTCGGACGCCTCGAGCTCGAAGACCGCCTCAAGGATGACCAGCTCGTCGAGGCTGCTCTCGCGGTAGCCGAAGACCAACTCGTCCCGCGTGCGCGAGATGGTTTCGCCCGTGCGGGTCAGGACGGTCGCCTCGGCGACCCACTGGCCGATGTCGCCACCGCGGCCCCCCGCGTTGTGGTGCAGCGCGGCGCCGACCACGCCCGGGATGCCGACCAGGGCGTCCAGGCCTGCGAGTCCGCCGCGGACGGTCTCGTTGATCGTGGTGGCGAGCGAGGCGCCCCCTCCAACGATGGCCCGCGAGCCGTCGATCCGCACGCCGGCGAAGGCCGGGTCGTCGAGCTGCAGGACCACGCCCCGCACGCCCTCGTCGCGGACCAGGACGTTCGAGCCGCCACCCAGAACACGAACCGGCGCCTGCTCATCGCGGCAGCGAGTCACCACGGCGACCAATTCCTCGGCGTTGGTCGGCCTCGCCAGCCAATCGGCGGCGCCGCCCACCTGCAGCCAGGTCCGCTCGGCGAGCGGGGCGTCGGGCGTGAAGATCGATTCGAATCCGGCGTTGAGTTCACCCATAACGGTATTCAAGGCGAATCGGGCCCTGAGCGGAAGGCCTGGGCTGGGGGTTGAGCGGTCAGGCGAACCCGCCGAAGCGTCGTGTCGCCTCGTAACCCGCCACCGCCACGCTGACCGAGAGGTTCAGGCTGCGGACTTCGGGGCGAGTCGGGATGCGGAGCCGGCGGCCCTCGGCGGCGTCGGTCAGGGAGGGGGGGAGCCCGTTCGACTCGCTGCCGAACACGAGGGCGTCGCCCGGTTGAAAGTCGGCGTCGAGGTAGTCGCGGTCGCCCCGCTTGGTGAAGAGCCACATCCGCTCGGCGGGGAGCCGCTCGACCAGGGCTGACCAGTCATCGACCACTTCCCAGTCGAGGTGGACCCAGTAGTCGAGCCCGGCCCGTTTGAGCTGCCGGTCATCGACTTGGAACCCGAGCGGCTTGACGAGCCACAGCTTGGCTCCGAGCGCGACGCACGTGCGGCCGACGCTCCCCGTATTGTAGGGGATTTCCGGCTGGTACAGCACAACATGCAGCGGCGACGGCATCGACAGCGGATCGGCGAGGGGCTGGCGGCGCAAAAAGAATGGCGGGCCGTCACCGGCCCGCCATTCGTGCGTGGGGTCAGGATGATCGTGGGATCAACCGACCATGTCCTTGAGCTTCTTCAGCGGGCGGACCTTCACGACGGTCTTCGCGGGCTTCGCCTTGAAGATGGTCGGCTCACCCGTGAACGGGTTGATGCCTTCGCGTTCCTTGGTGGCCGGCTTGTGCTGCAGGGTGATCTTGCAGAGGCCGGGGAGCGAGAACATCTTCGGGGCGCCGCGGCCGGTGAGGGCCTTCTCGATCTGGGCGTCCAGGGCGTCGAACACCTCGCCGACCTGCTTCTTGGTCAGGCCGGTGGCGTCGGCGATGTTCGCGAAGATCTCGGTCTTGGTCGGCGGCTTGGGAGCGGCTTTCGCCATAGTGGGATATCCTCCGGTCGTAACGATTAGCTCGTCGGCGAAAGCCTTAACGAGACGCTAGTAGGTGATAGCTTGGTCGGGCCGGCGGCGCGACGGGCGTGATTAAAACGAGGTCGTCCTCCGGGCCACAAGCGGGAAAAACGCGCCAATGCCGAGAAAAAAGGACCATCCGCCCCCGCCGGAGACGTCCCGACAAGCGTTACGACAGGTCGTTCCACCCAACCCGATGGGGCGACTGAATAACGCTTTGGTTCCACACCAAGTTATTTGATACCATGCGTTTATGGCGAATATGGGAATCCGCAGATCGAGGCCTTTGCCCCGCGCGCTGACTCAATCCCAAGGGCCTGCCAGGGTGGCCTTCAGGGGACCGATCTTTCTCTCGGTTTTTTCCGCACTTTTCGCCCTCACGAGCCCGTTGAAGGGGGCGGATACCCCCCCAGAGGCGTATAGCCGGCTCTTTTTCGCCCTCCAGCCGCCCCAGGATCGCGATAGCGAACGCTCCGTCGAGCTCATCGAGGAGCTGCTCGAATCGGACCGATTCGGGGAGGCCGCCCCGCTGATCGACCGGGTTTTCGCCGCGGAGATCGACCACCTCGACTCGGCGGGGGAGAGCTTGCGCCGCCGGCTGCTCGAATCGGTACTCGGCATCGAGACCCGTGGCCGCGGGGTTATCCGTTCCATTCTGGAGGGGGTTTACCGGCGTCGATTGAGCGAGGCCACAAGTGCCGATCGACTCGAACGGATTGTCTCCCGCTACCCGCCCGAACTCTTCGGCGGCGGCGCCCTCAGCCTCTTGGCGCGCGAGCATGAGAAGGCGGGCGCTTACGCCAAAGCCGCAGCGGTTTGGCGTTACGCCGAGGAGGTCGCCAGGAGCGACAACCGCAACGCTCAAGCGGACCGCTACGCGGAGGCCGCAGTGGTTTCTGGCGTGCGTTCCAATCAGCTCGACGCGGACGCCTTGCCGGGTCGCTTGCGCGACGCGGTAGGCAGCGCACGCGACTCTTACAGCCGGCGACAAGCACCCGCTTCCTGGGTTGGGCCAGGTGGCGATCTGCGCCGTCGCGCCCGGGGCGGTGGGGCCGCGCCGTTGGGGTGGCCGGCGTGGCAGGCTTCGGTTGAGCCTTCCGCCCTGAACTCGTCCGACCGCCGCTACGCTTCGCCAACGGGTGGCCTCGTCGCCACGAGGGGGATGCTGCTCGCCCCGACGCCCACCGGGTTGGTGGCGTTCTCCGCCGCCTCGGGCAAGCGGCTCTGGCGAGCGGGCGGGTCTTCGAACCGATCGGTGAAAGAACGCCTCTCAGCCTACGACCGCTCGCGGGGCGGCGTCGCCACCGACGGGCGCTTGGCATTCGTTGTGGAGCCGACCGCCCACACCGACGCCCGCCGGCGAGCAACCGACCGCGGCTTGCTGTTCACCGGCAGCCGCACGCGGACGATGCCCGCCAACGCCCTGGTCGCCTACGACTTGGCTCGCGAGGGCGTCCTCGCGTGGCGGTGGGACGGCGGCGCCGATCCCGACGGATTCGGCAAGGCCGCCCTGCTCGGACCGCCCGCGGTCGCCGAGTCCCGCCTTTACGCCCTTGCCGAGATTGACCAGTCGGTCTGTGTCCTCACGTTCGACACCGACCGCGGCGAGGTCCTGGCGAGCCAACCACTCGTCCGATGTGAACGGGGGTTCCCCCCCCATGCTTTGATGGTGGGGGTCACCCCAACGGTTGGCCAGCGCCTCCTCTACTGCCCAACGGGCCGCGGTGCGGTGGCGGCGTACGACCCGTTGCTTCGGCGGTTGGAATGGGTCCACTACCTCGAAGTCGAGAAGGATCAGGCGACGCCCCGAAGACGCAACCTCTGGAACGGATTGGGACATCGCGGCCCCGACGAAGGAGAAGCCTGGAAGCATTGCCGCCTCCTGAAGCACGGTGACCGCCTCGTGGTGGTCTCGCCCGCGCTGGCGACACTCGAAGTGCTCGACGCGGCTTCGGGAGCCCTGCTCTGGCGCGAACCCCTCGAGACCGGACGCTACTTGGCGGGGGTGGAAGGAGAGCGGGTTGTCACTCTGGAAGAATCCGCCGCGGTCGCCCGCGACCTCGATTCGGGCGATACGGTTTGGCGGGCGGAGTGGCCCGAGGGCGACACGCCGTCGGGCGAGGCGGTCTGGCTCGATTCGGGGTGCTTGGTCCCGCTTCGCTCGGGCGCCTTGGCCCATGTCGATAACGGAGGCCTCAACCGGATCTCGCTGGATCGGAACCCCCTTGAACGTCCCGTCTCAACGGGAGGCCTGATTG
It encodes the following:
- the murB gene encoding UDP-N-acetylenolpyruvoylglucosamine reductase MurB, translating into MGELNAGFESIFTPDAPLAERTWLQVGGAADWLARPTNAEELVAVVTRCRDEQAPVRVLGGGSNVLVRDEGVRGVVLQLDDPAFAGVRIDGSRAIVGGGASLATTINETVRGGLAGLDALVGIPGVVGAALHHNAGGRGGDIGQWVAEATVLTRTGETISRTRDELVFGYRESSLDELVILEAVFELEASDPAELTKRMQKQWIVSKAAQPGGHERRGQIFRNPRGMSAGMLIDQAGLKGASVGGASVSDKHANFFVAGDDAKADDLLKLIDLVRSRINERMGIELELAIEIW
- the trmL gene encoding tRNA (cytidine(34)-2'-O)-methyltransferase, which translates into the protein MPSPLHVVLYQPEIPYNTGSVGRTCVALGAKLWLVKPLGFQVDDRQLKRAGLDYWVHLDWEVVDDWSALVERLPAERMWLFTKRGDRDYLDADFQPGDALVFGSESNGLPPSLTDAAEGRRLRIPTRPEVRSLNLSVSVAVAGYEATRRFGGFA
- a CDS encoding DNA-binding protein HRL53 gives rise to the protein MAKAAPKPPTKTEIFANIADATGLTKKQVGEVFDALDAQIEKALTGRGAPKMFSLPGLCKITLQHKPATKEREGINPFTGEPTIFKAKPAKTVVKVRPLKKLKDMVG